A single window of Streptomyces aquilus DNA harbors:
- a CDS encoding uridine kinase family protein, which translates to MTRASKPTRGVVEQQVNASHWCPVSSPSSIATRVVLLCGPSGSGKSLLAARSGLPVLRLDDFYKEGDDPTLPLVAGSSDIDWDHPDSWDADAAVAALTELCRTGRTDVPQYDISLSAITGKETVDIGRTPLFIAEGIFAAEIVTRCRETGVLADALCLSRGPVQTFRRRFLRDLKEGRKSVPFLLRRGWRLMRLERTIIARQTALGAHACDKDEALGRLAAAAAGRRPAASTRAG; encoded by the coding sequence GTGACGCGCGCTTCAAAGCCGACCCGCGGGGTCGTTGAACAGCAGGTGAATGCCTCACACTGGTGTCCCGTGAGTTCCCCTTCGTCCATAGCGACGCGCGTCGTGCTGCTCTGCGGCCCCTCCGGCTCCGGCAAGTCCCTTCTCGCGGCCCGCTCCGGCCTCCCGGTGCTGCGCCTCGACGACTTCTACAAGGAAGGCGACGACCCGACGCTGCCGCTGGTGGCGGGCAGTTCCGACATCGACTGGGACCACCCCGACTCGTGGGACGCGGACGCGGCGGTCGCCGCGCTCACCGAGCTGTGCCGCACGGGCCGTACGGACGTCCCGCAGTACGACATCTCGCTCAGCGCCATCACCGGCAAGGAGACCGTCGACATCGGGCGCACCCCGCTGTTCATCGCGGAGGGCATCTTCGCCGCCGAGATCGTCACGCGCTGCCGGGAGACCGGCGTCCTCGCCGACGCGCTGTGCCTGAGCCGCGGTCCCGTGCAGACGTTCCGCCGGCGTTTCCTGCGCGACCTCAAGGAAGGCCGCAAGTCCGTGCCGTTCCTGCTGCGCCGCGGCTGGCGGCTGATGCGCCTGGAGCGCACGATCATCGCCCGCCAGACGGCACTGGGGGCTCACGCCTGCGACAAGGACGAGGCACTGGGCCGCCTCGCGGCAGCAGCGGCGGGCCGC
- a CDS encoding aldehyde dehydrogenase family protein has protein sequence MSDRLSVFKTYKLYVGGKFPRSESGRVYEVTDSKGNWLANAPQSSRKDARDAVVAARKAFGGWAGATAYNRGQILYRIAEMLEGRKAQFVREVADAEGLSKSKAADQVDAAIDRWVWYAGWTDKIAQVIGGANPVAGPYFNLSSPEPTGVVVVLAPQESSFLGLVSVVAPVIATGNTAIVIASEKSPLPALSLGEVLATSDLPGGVVNVLSGRTAEIAAPLAAHQDVNAIDLAGADDVLAKELEIAAADNLKRVLRPQPVDYATVPGIDRMTAFLETKTVWHPTGSLGASGSSY, from the coding sequence ATGTCTGACCGTTTGAGTGTCTTCAAGACCTACAAGCTGTACGTCGGCGGGAAGTTCCCGCGTTCCGAGAGCGGCCGGGTGTACGAGGTGACGGACTCCAAGGGCAACTGGCTGGCCAACGCACCCCAGTCCAGCCGCAAGGACGCCCGTGACGCGGTCGTCGCCGCCCGCAAGGCCTTCGGCGGCTGGGCGGGGGCCACGGCCTACAACCGCGGCCAGATCCTGTACCGCATCGCGGAGATGCTGGAGGGCCGCAAGGCGCAGTTCGTTCGCGAAGTGGCCGACGCGGAGGGCCTGTCGAAGTCGAAGGCGGCCGACCAGGTCGACGCGGCGATCGACCGCTGGGTCTGGTACGCGGGCTGGACCGACAAGATCGCCCAGGTGATCGGCGGCGCGAACCCGGTGGCGGGCCCGTACTTCAACCTGTCGTCGCCCGAGCCGACGGGTGTCGTCGTGGTCCTGGCCCCGCAGGAGTCGTCGTTCCTCGGCCTGGTCTCGGTCGTCGCCCCGGTCATCGCGACCGGCAACACGGCGATCGTCATCGCGTCCGAGAAGTCCCCGCTCCCGGCCCTCTCCCTCGGCGAGGTCCTGGCCACCTCGGATCTGCCCGGCGGTGTCGTGAACGTCCTGTCCGGCCGTACGGCGGAGATCGCGGCGCCGCTGGCCGCGCACCAGGACGTCAACGCGATCGATCTCGCCGGCGCCGACGACGTACTGGCGAAGGAGCTGGAGATCGCGGCGGCGGACAACCTGAAGCGCGTTCTCCGTCCACAGCCTGTGGATTACGCGACCGTTCCCGGGATCGACCGCATGACGGCGTTCCTGGAGACGAAGACGGTCTGGCACCCGACGGGTTCGCTGGGCGCGTCCGGCTCGTCGTACTGA
- a CDS encoding aldehyde dehydrogenase family protein: MASAFEYAPAPESRSVVDIAPSYGLFIDGEFTEAADGKVFKTVSPSTEEVLSEIAQAGEADVDRAVRAARKAFEKWSALPGSERAKYLFRIARIIQERSRELAVLETLDNGKPIKETRDADLPLVAAHFFYYAGWADKLDHAGFGANPRPLGVAGQVIPWNFPLLMLAWKIAPALATGNTVVLKPAETTPLSALFFADICRQAGLPKGVVNILPGYGDTGAALVAHPDVNKVAFTGSTAVGKQIARTVAGTSKKLTLELGGKGANIVFDDAPIDQAVEGIVNGIFFNQGQVCCAGSRLLVQESIQDELMDSLKRRLSTLRLGDPLDKNTDIGAINSEEQLARITSLVEQGEAEGAERWSPACELPSSGYWFAPTLFTNVTQAHTIARDEIFGPVLSVLTFRTPDEAVAKANNSQYGLSAGIWTEKGSRILAVANKLRAGVIWSNTFNKFDPTSPFGGYKESGFGREGGRHGLEAYLDV; this comes from the coding sequence ATGGCATCTGCATTCGAGTACGCCCCGGCGCCCGAGTCCCGCTCCGTCGTCGACATCGCGCCCTCCTACGGCCTGTTCATCGACGGCGAGTTCACGGAAGCCGCCGACGGCAAGGTCTTCAAGACGGTCTCGCCGTCCACCGAGGAAGTGCTGTCCGAGATCGCCCAGGCGGGCGAGGCGGACGTCGACCGCGCGGTGCGGGCCGCCCGCAAGGCCTTCGAGAAGTGGTCGGCGCTGCCCGGCTCCGAGCGCGCCAAGTACCTGTTCCGCATCGCCCGGATCATCCAGGAGCGCAGCCGCGAACTCGCCGTCCTGGAGACCCTGGACAACGGCAAGCCCATCAAGGAGACCCGCGACGCCGACCTCCCCCTGGTCGCCGCGCACTTCTTCTACTACGCGGGCTGGGCCGACAAGCTCGACCACGCCGGCTTCGGTGCGAACCCGCGCCCCCTCGGCGTCGCGGGCCAAGTCATCCCGTGGAACTTCCCGCTGCTGATGCTGGCGTGGAAGATCGCCCCGGCGCTGGCGACCGGCAACACGGTCGTCCTCAAGCCCGCCGAGACCACCCCCCTGTCGGCCCTGTTCTTCGCGGACATCTGCCGCCAGGCCGGTCTCCCCAAGGGCGTCGTCAACATCCTTCCGGGATACGGCGACACGGGCGCCGCGCTGGTGGCCCACCCCGACGTCAACAAGGTCGCCTTCACCGGCTCCACCGCCGTCGGCAAGCAGATCGCCCGCACGGTCGCGGGCACGTCGAAGAAGCTGACCCTCGAACTGGGCGGCAAGGGCGCCAACATCGTCTTCGACGACGCCCCGATCGACCAGGCCGTCGAGGGCATCGTCAACGGCATCTTCTTCAACCAGGGCCAGGTGTGCTGCGCGGGCAGCCGCCTCCTCGTGCAGGAGTCGATCCAGGACGAGTTGATGGACTCCCTGAAGCGCCGCCTGTCCACGCTGCGCCTCGGCGACCCGCTGGACAAGAACACGGACATCGGCGCGATCAACTCCGAGGAGCAGCTGGCCCGGATCACCTCGCTCGTCGAGCAGGGCGAGGCGGAGGGCGCCGAGCGCTGGTCGCCGGCGTGCGAACTCCCCTCCTCCGGCTACTGGTTCGCCCCGACGCTCTTCACGAACGTCACCCAGGCGCACACCATCGCGCGGGACGAGATCTTCGGCCCGGTGCTGTCGGTGCTGACCTTCCGTACGCCGGACGAGGCCGTCGCCAAGGCCAACAACAGCCAGTACGGCCTGTCGGCGGGCATCTGGACCGAGAAGGGCTCCCGCATCCTCGCCGTCGCGAACAAGCTCCGCGCGGGCGTCATCTGGTCCAACACGTTCAACAAGTTCGACCCGACCTCGCCGTTCGGCGGTTACAAGGAGTCGGGCTTCGGCCGCGAGGGCGGTCGGCACGGCCTGGAGGCGTACCTCGATGTCTGA
- the deoC gene encoding deoxyribose-phosphate aldolase translates to MTMPTTASPAHALTDVTASDSTLRRFLHGLPGVDAVGLEARAASLGTRSIKTTAKAYAIDLAISMVDLTTLEGADTPGKVRALGAKAVHPDPTDRTTPATAAVCVYPDMVAAAKEAVAGSTVKVASVATAFPAGRAALSVKLADVRDAVAAGADEIDMVIDRGAFLAGDYLKVYDEIVAVKEACGTSSRLKVIFETGELSTYDNIRRASWLGMLAGADFIKTSTGKVAVNATPANTLLMLEAVRDFRAATGVQIGVKPAGGIRTTKDAIKFLVLVNETVGEDWLDNHWFRFGASSLLNDLLMQRQKLATGRYSGPDYVTVD, encoded by the coding sequence GTGACCATGCCCACCACTGCATCTCCCGCACACGCTCTTACGGACGTGACCGCGTCCGACAGCACGCTGCGTCGCTTCCTCCACGGGCTGCCCGGCGTCGACGCGGTCGGCCTGGAGGCGCGCGCCGCCTCCCTCGGCACCCGTTCCATCAAGACCACCGCGAAGGCGTACGCCATCGACCTCGCCATCTCGATGGTCGACCTGACGACGCTGGAAGGCGCGGACACCCCGGGCAAGGTCCGGGCGCTCGGCGCCAAGGCGGTCCACCCCGACCCGACCGACCGGACGACCCCCGCGACCGCGGCCGTCTGCGTCTATCCCGACATGGTGGCCGCCGCCAAGGAGGCCGTCGCGGGCTCGACCGTGAAGGTCGCCTCGGTCGCCACCGCCTTCCCGGCGGGCCGCGCCGCCCTCTCCGTGAAGCTGGCCGACGTGCGCGACGCCGTCGCGGCCGGTGCGGACGAGATCGACATGGTCATCGACCGCGGGGCGTTCCTCGCGGGCGACTACCTGAAGGTGTACGACGAGATCGTCGCCGTGAAGGAGGCCTGCGGGACGTCGTCCCGTCTGAAGGTCATCTTCGAGACCGGCGAGCTGTCGACGTACGACAACATCCGACGGGCGAGCTGGCTCGGCATGCTGGCGGGCGCGGACTTCATCAAGACGTCCACCGGCAAGGTCGCCGTCAACGCCACCCCCGCCAACACCCTGTTGATGCTGGAGGCCGTACGGGACTTCCGTGCCGCCACCGGCGTCCAGATCGGCGTGAAGCCGGCCGGCGGCATCAGGACGACGAAGGACGCGATCAAGTTCCTGGTCCTGGTCAACGAGACCGTGGGCGAGGACTGGCTGGACAACCACTGGTTCCGCTTCGGCGCCTCCTCGCTCCTGAACGACCTGCTGATGCAGCGTCAGAAGCTGGCCACCGGCCGCTACTCCGGCCCCGACTACGTGACGGTGGACTGA
- a CDS encoding PH domain-containing protein — protein MTTKDRIYRSPAAIAGGVLLLAIAVWLGIDALVQGSDRVPWLALATMILVIPVVVAFTLRPAVFAGQDRLRVRNPFRVIVLPWSQVAAFRSSYSNEVVAASGTKYQLWAIPVSLRARKKAARRTARAESGARGGSRTRGMGGLGFPGAGSTAAAADAADGPLRAETDKVMDELRELWEAREKAESAQGEVSVRWAYEVLAPALAGAVLLTILLATG, from the coding sequence ATGACGACCAAGGACCGGATCTACCGCTCACCCGCGGCCATCGCCGGAGGCGTGCTGCTGCTCGCCATCGCCGTCTGGCTCGGCATCGACGCCCTGGTCCAGGGCTCGGACCGGGTGCCCTGGCTGGCGCTCGCCACGATGATCCTGGTGATCCCGGTGGTCGTCGCCTTCACCCTGCGCCCGGCCGTCTTCGCGGGCCAGGACCGGCTGCGCGTGCGCAACCCGTTCCGCGTGATCGTGCTGCCCTGGAGCCAGGTCGCCGCGTTCCGCTCCAGCTACTCCAACGAGGTCGTCGCCGCCTCCGGCACCAAGTACCAGCTCTGGGCCATCCCGGTGTCCCTGCGCGCCCGCAAGAAGGCGGCACGGCGCACCGCCCGGGCCGAGTCCGGCGCTCGTGGCGGCTCACGTACCCGGGGAATGGGCGGCCTCGGCTTCCCGGGCGCCGGCTCCACCGCTGCCGCCGCGGACGCCGCCGACGGTCCGCTGCGCGCCGAGACCGACAAGGTCATGGACGAGCTGCGCGAGCTGTGGGAGGCACGGGAGAAGGCGGAGAGCGCGCAGGGCGAGGTGTCGGTGCGCTGGGCGTACGAGGTGCTGGCGCCGGCCCTGGCGGGCGCGGTCCTGCTGACGATCCTGCTCGCCACCGGCTGA
- a CDS encoding phospho-sugar mutase, with product MHDDDLITTANTWLAEDPDPETRDELGKLIEAGDVTELAARFSGTLQFGTAGLRGELGAGPMRMNRAVVIRAAAGLAAYLKKQGSTDGLVVIGYDARHKSADFARDTAAVMTGAGLKAAVLPRPLPTPVLAYAIRHLGAVAGVEVTASHNPPRDNGYKVYLGDGSQIVPPADAEIAAEIDAIASLHDVPRPDAGWQTLDDAVLDAYLARTDAVLAADSPRTARTVYTAMHGVGKDVLLAAFARAGFPAPVLVAEQADPDPDFPTVAFPNPEEPGAMDLAFATARATDPDLIIANDPDADRCAVAVKEHGDWRMLRGDEVGALLAAHLVRRGARGTFAESIVSSSLLGRIAEKAGLPYEETLTGFKWIARVDGLRYGYEEALGYCVDPDGVRDKDGITAALLITELASVLKSENRTLLDLLDDLAVEHGLHATDQLSVRVEDLSVIASAMRQLREQPPTELAGLAITKAEDLTRGTDRLPPTDGLRYTLDGARVIVRPSGTEPKLKCYLEVVVPVATHADLPAAHAKATDVLETIKRDLSAAAGI from the coding sequence GTGCACGACGACGACCTCATCACCACCGCCAACACCTGGCTCGCCGAGGACCCCGACCCCGAGACCCGTGACGAACTCGGCAAGCTCATCGAGGCCGGGGACGTCACCGAGCTCGCCGCCCGCTTCAGCGGCACCCTCCAGTTCGGCACCGCGGGCCTGCGAGGCGAACTCGGCGCGGGCCCCATGCGCATGAACCGCGCCGTCGTCATCCGCGCCGCGGCCGGCCTCGCCGCGTACCTGAAGAAGCAGGGCAGCACCGACGGCCTCGTCGTCATCGGCTACGACGCCCGCCACAAGTCCGCGGACTTCGCCCGCGACACGGCGGCGGTGATGACCGGCGCGGGCCTGAAGGCCGCCGTCCTCCCCCGCCCCCTCCCGACCCCCGTCCTCGCGTACGCCATAAGGCACCTCGGCGCGGTCGCCGGCGTGGAGGTCACCGCCAGCCACAACCCGCCCCGCGACAACGGCTACAAGGTCTACCTCGGCGACGGCTCCCAGATCGTGCCGCCCGCCGACGCGGAGATCGCGGCGGAGATCGACGCGATCGCGAGCCTCCACGACGTCCCCCGCCCGGACGCCGGCTGGCAGACCCTCGACGACGCCGTCCTCGACGCCTACCTGGCCCGCACGGACGCCGTACTGGCCGCGGACTCCCCCCGCACCGCCCGCACCGTCTACACGGCGATGCACGGCGTCGGCAAGGACGTCCTCCTCGCGGCGTTCGCCCGGGCCGGCTTCCCCGCCCCGGTCCTCGTCGCCGAGCAGGCCGACCCCGACCCGGACTTCCCGACCGTCGCCTTCCCCAACCCGGAGGAGCCCGGCGCGATGGACCTCGCCTTCGCGACGGCCCGTGCGACGGACCCGGACCTGATCATCGCCAACGACCCGGACGCCGACCGCTGCGCCGTCGCCGTCAAGGAGCACGGCGACTGGCGGATGCTGCGCGGCGACGAGGTCGGCGCCCTGCTCGCCGCCCACCTCGTGCGGCGCGGCGCCCGGGGCACGTTCGCCGAGTCGATCGTCTCCTCCTCGCTCCTCGGCCGGATCGCCGAGAAGGCCGGACTGCCGTACGAGGAGACCCTCACCGGCTTCAAGTGGATCGCCCGCGTGGACGGTCTGCGGTACGGCTACGAGGAGGCCCTCGGCTACTGCGTCGACCCGGACGGCGTACGCGACAAGGACGGCATCACGGCGGCGCTCCTGATCACGGAGCTCGCGTCCGTCCTCAAGTCCGAGAACCGCACGCTCCTCGACCTGCTGGACGACCTCGCCGTCGAGCACGGCCTGCACGCCACCGACCAGCTGTCCGTGCGCGTCGAGGATCTGTCGGTCATCGCCTCCGCCATGCGGCAGCTGCGCGAGCAGCCGCCCACCGAGCTCGCCGGACTCGCCATCACCAAGGCCGAGGACCTCACCCGGGGCACGGACCGGCTCCCGCCCACGGACGGCCTGCGCTACACCCTCGACGGCGCCCGGGTCATCGTCCGCCCCAGCGGCACCGAGCCGAAGCTGAAGTGCTACCTGGAGGTCGTCGTCCCGGTCGCGACGCACGCCGACCTCCCGGCGGCCCACGCCAAGGCGACGGACGTACTGGAGACGATCAAGCGGGACCTGTCGGCGGCGGCCGGCATCTGA
- a CDS encoding purine-nucleoside phosphorylase: MNASLLPDDIQGDPHAAADAAAARLRELTGAETHDVALVMGSGWAPAVDALGAPDAEFQVTELPGFPPPAVEGHGGKIRSYQIGEKRALVFLGRTHYYEGRGVAAVAHGVRTAVAAGCKTIVLTNGCGGLREGMRPGQPVLISDHINLTATSPIVGANFVDLTDLYSPRLRALCKEIDPTLEEGVYAQFPGPHYETPAEIRMARVIGADLVGMSTVLEAIAAREAGAEVLGISLVTNLAAGMTGEPLNHEEVLQAGRDSATQMGALLAQVLGRI, from the coding sequence GTGAACGCATCTCTTCTTCCGGACGACATCCAGGGCGACCCGCACGCCGCCGCCGACGCCGCCGCCGCGCGCCTGCGCGAACTGACCGGCGCCGAGACCCACGACGTCGCCCTCGTGATGGGCTCCGGCTGGGCGCCGGCCGTGGACGCCCTCGGCGCCCCCGACGCCGAGTTCCAGGTCACCGAGCTGCCCGGCTTCCCGCCGCCGGCGGTCGAGGGCCACGGCGGCAAGATCCGCTCGTACCAGATCGGTGAGAAGCGCGCTCTGGTCTTCCTGGGCCGCACGCACTACTACGAGGGCCGCGGCGTGGCGGCGGTCGCGCACGGCGTCCGTACGGCGGTGGCGGCGGGCTGCAAGACGATCGTCCTCACCAACGGCTGCGGCGGTCTGCGCGAGGGCATGCGCCCCGGCCAGCCGGTCCTGATCAGCGACCACATCAACCTCACGGCGACGTCCCCGATCGTCGGCGCGAACTTCGTCGACCTGACGGACCTGTACTCGCCGCGGCTGCGCGCCCTGTGCAAGGAGATCGACCCGACCCTCGAAGAGGGCGTGTACGCGCAGTTCCCCGGCCCGCACTACGAGACCCCGGCGGAGATCCGCATGGCCCGGGTCATCGGCGCGGACCTGGTCGGCATGTCGACGGTCCTGGAGGCGATCGCCGCGCGCGAGGCGGGTGCGGAGGTGCTGGGCATTTCCCTGGTCACCAACCTCGCCGCCGGTATGACGGGCGAGCCCCTCAACCACGAGGAGGTCCTCCAGGCGGGCCGCGACAGCGCGACGCAGATGGGCGCCCTCCTGGCCCAGGTGCTCGGCCGCATCTGA
- a CDS encoding gamma-glutamylcyclotransferase, with protein MSLYAAYAGNLDARLMTRRAPHSPLRATGWLNGWRLTFGGEQMGWEGALATIVEDPTAQVFVALYDIAPPDEESLDRWEGVGLGIYRRMRVRVHTLDTEESAWVYVLDAYEGGLPSARYLGEIADAAESAGAPHDYVMELRKRPC; from the coding sequence ATGTCGCTCTACGCCGCCTACGCCGGCAATCTCGACGCCCGGCTGATGACGCGCCGCGCACCGCACTCGCCGCTGCGCGCCACGGGCTGGCTCAACGGCTGGCGGCTCACCTTCGGCGGCGAGCAGATGGGCTGGGAGGGCGCCCTCGCGACGATCGTCGAGGACCCGACCGCCCAGGTGTTCGTCGCGCTGTACGACATCGCCCCGCCGGACGAGGAGTCCCTGGACCGCTGGGAGGGCGTCGGGCTCGGCATCTACCGCCGGATGCGGGTACGGGTGCACACCCTCGACACCGAGGAGTCGGCCTGGGTGTACGTCCTCGACGCCTACGAGGGCGGCCTGCCCTCGGCCCGCTACCTCGGCGAGATCGCGGACGCGGCGGAGTCGGCGGGCGCGCCGCACGACTATGTGATGGAACTGCGCAAGCGCCCCTGCTGA
- a CDS encoding NAD(P)H-quinone dehydrogenase translates to MEYVTRIVIIGGGPGGYEAALVAAQLGAEVTVVDCDGLGGASVLTDCVPSKTLIATAEVMTTFDSSYEELGIIVADDTPPLEQAARVVGVDLGKVNRRVKRLALAQSHDITASVTRAGARVMRGRGRLEGMQALDGSRKVVVSTADGSEETLVADAVLIATGGHPREVPDALPDGERIFNWTQVYDLTELPEELIVVGSGVTGAEFAGAYQALGSKVTLVSSRDRVLPGEDPDAAAVLEDVFRRRGMNVMARSRAAAAKRVGDRVEVTLSDGRVITGTHCLMAVGAIPNSAGLGLEEAGVKVRDSGHIWTDKVSRTTAPGVYAAGDVTGVFALASVAAMQGRIAMYHFLGDAVAPLNLKTVSSNVFTDPEIATVGYTQADVDAGKIDARVVKLPLLRNPRAKMQGIRDGFVKIFCRPGTGIVVGGVVVAPRASELIHPISIAVDNNLTVEQIANAFTVYPSLSGSIAEVARQLHTRKETGGA, encoded by the coding sequence ATGGAGTACGTGACTCGGATCGTGATCATCGGTGGCGGACCCGGCGGATACGAAGCGGCGCTGGTCGCGGCGCAGCTCGGCGCGGAGGTGACCGTCGTCGACTGCGACGGTCTGGGCGGAGCGTCGGTGCTGACCGACTGCGTGCCGTCGAAGACCCTTATCGCTACGGCCGAGGTGATGACCACCTTCGACTCGTCGTACGAAGAGCTCGGCATCATCGTGGCCGACGACACGCCACCCCTGGAGCAGGCCGCCCGGGTCGTCGGCGTGGACCTCGGCAAGGTCAACCGGCGTGTGAAGCGCCTCGCGCTCGCGCAGTCGCACGACATCACGGCCTCCGTCACGCGGGCCGGCGCCCGGGTCATGCGCGGCCGCGGCCGCCTGGAGGGCATGCAGGCGCTCGACGGCTCCCGCAAGGTGGTCGTCAGCACCGCCGACGGCAGCGAGGAGACCCTCGTCGCCGACGCCGTCCTCATCGCGACCGGCGGCCACCCCCGCGAGGTGCCGGACGCGCTGCCCGACGGCGAGCGCATCTTCAACTGGACGCAGGTCTACGACCTCACCGAGCTGCCGGAAGAGCTCATCGTGGTCGGTTCCGGTGTCACGGGTGCCGAGTTCGCCGGTGCCTACCAGGCCCTCGGGTCCAAGGTCACCCTGGTCTCCTCCCGTGACCGCGTGCTGCCCGGTGAGGACCCCGACGCCGCCGCCGTCCTGGAGGACGTCTTCCGCCGCCGCGGCATGAACGTCATGGCCCGCTCCCGTGCCGCCGCCGCCAAGCGGGTCGGCGACCGCGTCGAGGTCACCCTCTCCGACGGCCGCGTCATCACCGGCACCCACTGCCTCATGGCCGTCGGCGCCATCCCCAACAGCGCGGGCCTCGGTCTGGAGGAGGCCGGCGTCAAGGTGCGCGACTCCGGGCACATCTGGACCGACAAGGTGTCGCGGACGACCGCTCCCGGTGTGTACGCCGCCGGTGACGTGACCGGTGTCTTCGCCCTCGCGTCCGTGGCCGCCATGCAGGGCCGCATCGCCATGTACCACTTCCTGGGCGACGCGGTGGCCCCGCTGAACCTCAAGACCGTCTCCTCCAACGTCTTCACCGACCCGGAGATCGCGACCGTCGGCTACACGCAGGCCGACGTCGACGCGGGCAAGATCGACGCGCGGGTCGTCAAGCTGCCCCTGCTGCGCAACCCGCGCGCCAAGATGCAGGGCATCCGCGACGGCTTCGTCAAGATCTTCTGCCGTCCGGGCACCGGCATCGTGGTCGGCGGTGTGGTCGTCGCGCCGCGCGCCTCGGAACTGATCCATCCGATCTCGATCGCCGTCGACAACAACCTGACCGTCGAACAGATCGCGAACGCGTTCACCGTGTATCCCTCCCTTTCGGGGTCGATCGCGGAGGTGGCCCGGCAGCTCCACACCCGGAAGGAAACCGGCGGGGCCTGA
- a CDS encoding DeoR/GlpR family DNA-binding transcription regulator, whose translation MVRANGAVSLRELARVVQTSEVTVRRDVRALEAEGLLDRRHGGAVLPGGFTRESGFPQKSHLATAEKTAIADLAANFVEEGEAIVVGAGTTTQELARRLARVPGLTVVTNSLLVAQALAHANRVEVVMTGGTLRGSNYALVGSGAEQSLQGLRVSRAFLSGSGLTAERGLSTSNMLSASVDRALVQAAAEVVVLADHTKLGTDTMFQTVPTDVITRLVTDEPPAHDDRAGTELQALADQGVQIAVAGASGNSGVSGASGGDSVPPRQGRRDVALPGPRRGQVPGAGLRTLTSDAGPEQQQRARVADMRRR comes from the coding sequence ATGGTGCGAGCGAACGGGGCCGTGTCGCTCCGTGAGCTCGCCCGCGTCGTCCAGACCTCCGAAGTGACCGTACGGCGGGACGTGCGCGCACTGGAGGCAGAAGGACTCCTCGACCGCCGGCATGGCGGTGCGGTATTGCCGGGCGGGTTCACGCGGGAGTCCGGCTTTCCGCAGAAGTCACATCTCGCGACCGCCGAGAAGACGGCCATCGCCGACCTCGCCGCGAACTTCGTCGAAGAAGGCGAAGCCATCGTGGTCGGGGCGGGTACGACGACACAGGAGCTGGCCCGCCGGCTCGCTCGCGTACCCGGGCTGACCGTCGTCACCAACTCCCTGCTGGTGGCACAGGCGTTGGCCCATGCCAACCGGGTGGAGGTCGTGATGACCGGCGGCACTCTGCGCGGCTCCAACTACGCGCTGGTGGGCTCCGGTGCCGAGCAGTCCCTCCAGGGGCTGCGGGTCTCCCGGGCCTTCCTGTCCGGCAGCGGCCTCACCGCCGAGCGCGGGCTGTCCACGTCCAACATGCTGTCGGCGTCCGTCGACCGGGCGTTGGTGCAGGCCGCGGCGGAGGTCGTCGTGCTCGCCGATCACACCAAGCTCGGTACGGACACCATGTTCCAGACCGTGCCGACCGATGTGATCACGCGCCTGGTGACGGATGAGCCGCCGGCTCATGACGACCGCGCCGGCACGGAGTTGCAGGCGCTGGCCGACCAGGGCGTGCAGATCGCTGTCGCGGGGGCGTCGGGAAACTCCGGGGTCTCGGGGGCCTCGGGGGGTGATTCCGTCCCCCCGCGCCAAGGGCGCCGTGACGTGGCCCTGCCGGGGCCGCGGCGGGGGCAGGTGCCGGGGGCCGGGTTGAGGACGTTGACGTCCGACGCCGGTCCGGAGCAGCAGCAGCGGGCGCGGGTTGCCGACATGCGGCGGCGTTGA
- a CDS encoding TetR/AcrR family transcriptional regulator produces the protein MRADARRNYERLLTEARTAFAAHGAEASLEDVARRAGVGIGTLYRHFPNRNALLSAVFEDAVADLLARSRELLADPNPCTALVTWLREIVTHAGEYRGLARALMAVSHDDTSALARCNDPIREAGGALLARAQEAGAVRKDVAIADLLQLTHAIALAAEEAPGDDHLADRLLQLTLRGLT, from the coding sequence ATGCGCGCCGACGCCCGCCGCAACTACGAACGCCTCCTCACCGAGGCCCGCACGGCCTTCGCCGCCCATGGCGCGGAGGCGTCCCTGGAGGACGTGGCGAGACGCGCGGGCGTGGGCATCGGCACCCTGTACCGCCACTTCCCCAACCGCAACGCCCTGCTGAGCGCGGTGTTCGAGGACGCCGTGGCGGACCTGCTGGCACGCTCCCGCGAACTGCTGGCCGACCCGAACCCCTGCACGGCGCTGGTCACATGGCTGCGCGAGATCGTCACGCATGCGGGCGAATACCGGGGGCTGGCAAGGGCGTTGATGGCCGTCTCCCACGACGACACATCGGCACTGGCACGCTGCAACGACCCGATCAGGGAGGCGGGCGGCGCGCTGCTGGCGAGAGCCCAAGAGGCGGGCGCGGTAAGGAAGGACGTGGCGATCGCCGACCTACTCCAGCTGACGCACGCGATCGCACTGGCGGCGGAGGAAGCACCGGGAGACGATCACTTGGCGGACAGACTGTTGCAACTAACGCTGCGGGGACTTACTTAG